A window from Strix uralensis isolate ZFMK-TIS-50842 chromosome 15, bStrUra1, whole genome shotgun sequence encodes these proteins:
- the SPTB gene encoding spectrin beta chain, erythrocytic isoform X3 codes for MTSANDYEQLELQQPYSRINDRWEASDDELDNDNSSARLFERSRIKALADEREAVQKKTFTKWVNSHLARVTCRISDLYMDLRDGRVLIKLLEVLSGELLPKPTKGRMRIHCLENVDKALQFLKEQRVHLENMGSHDIVDGNHRLVLGLIWTIILRFQIQDIIVQTQEGRETRSARDALLLWCQMKTAGYPHVNITNFTSSWKDGLAFNALIHRHRPELVDFQNLTKSNARHNLEHAFSVAERHLGITPLLDPEDVFTENPDEKSIITYVVAFYHYFSKMKVLEVEGRRLGKVIEHAKETERMIEGYGGLASDLLTWIEQTIVSLNSRNFANSLAGVQHQLQAFSTYRTVEKPPKFQEKGNLEVLLFTIQSRMRANNQRVYTPHEGRLVSDINRAWEQLEKAEHERELALRTELIRQEKLEQLARRFDRKAAMREAWLSENQRLVAQDNFGQDLPAVEAAKKKHEAIETDTAAYKERVQAIEAVAKELEVERYHDIQRINGRKDNILRLWEHLLELLAARRQRLEMNLALQHLFQEMLHSIDWMDEVKVQLASPESGKHLLEAEELLQTHQLLEGDMALQAEKTRAISAAALRFADTEGYRPCDPKIIRDRVSHLELCRRELQVLAARRRALLEQSRSLWTCLWELDEAEGWIKEQEQLYSSLDFGKDLPSVLLLQRRHAILEAELRNRGGRLERVLAAGEGLAAAGRAAGQLRERGATVRALWAQLEELAAFRWRGLREAEGFFQFQAEAEELAEGLQDARRRAAAEELGQDESRTRVLLRQHRELLEEMAAAHEQLDGLARQAEGFPPELRAGPEAQSRLAALRELHAEAAALAERRGRQLQDALDLYTVFGESDACHLWMGAKETWLGQPEVPQALEDLDVAQHRLDGLKQEMATVSSQITAVNQAADGLLASGHPRSPQVRQCREQLNERWDRFRELVAERCRAVGSALRLLNYRLECEETRQWLRSKTQAVQATAELGQDLAGVLATQRKLYGIERELAIAQDRLATLRSQANRLSEERPEVAGEVAERLAAVVAAWEELQEALGERAASLGEAGQLRRFLQDLDDFQAWLFGAQKAVAATDEVPASLAEAEELLRRHEAAQRDAEEHAAAFAALVEAGERVVGEQEDPQYEGLRQRLRGMEAGWAALGRMAEARHRFLVQCRGFQEFLRDAKQAEILLTNQEYTLAHLELPTTLEGSTAALRRFQDFRASVESSAEKVPEVVASGTKLVDEGNIFAEKITKKCQALQERHRAVVAKAEEAAGLLQDNHELQTFLQSCRELDTWVEEKMLTAQDVSYGEARGLHGKWQKHQAFMAELAPNQGWLEKIEMEGKELASRKPQYSEVVVRRLAELRGRWDGLCGAAEEKGQRLFEANRSALYTQSYGELESWLGQAEEELRATEQAKDLTATNLLLKRLMRLEEQVGARMKELEDLGWQGLPTAGDVPDTDGHEQRLRQRFLDLLEPLERRRKELETAKAIYQLGRDLEDETLWVQERLPLVRSTEHGTDLPSVQRLAKRNETLQKELAGHAPRLAEVLSRGEAAASGDEPSPELETRAQELRTLWETLREEAAARHRRLREAGEAQQYYLDAGEAEAWVSEQELFMGAEEKPKDEESSLVMLKRHVRQQRSIEDYGQTIKELAGRAQQLLSAGHPEGEQIIRLQGQVDKHYAGLKEAAEERRRRLENMSHLFQLKREVEDLEQWIAERDVIASSQEMGQDLDHVTLLREKFREFARETGSVGQERVDRVNLAIEDLIDAGHAEAATMAEWKDGLNESWADLLELIDTRMQLLAASHDLHKYFYDGTELLALIAARRQELPQDLGEDASTVEAFHRMHSAFERDLQLLETQVQQFRETAARLQTAYAGEKAAGIQEQEQEVARALRALLEACSGRRARLVDMADKHRFFGMARDLLSWMESTVRQIETQEKPRDVSSVELLMKYHQTIRAEVDARGKNFTTCIELGKKLVQRKHQDSPEIKVKLVELVEKRKAMMEMWEQRWDRLRLLLEVCQFSRDASVAESWLMAQEPYLASSDYGQTVDAVEKLLKRHEAFEKSSATWEERIAALRKLTTLELLGGRTLREGLARDGVTHPEAPEYHLDLDGELEAGSEEEEKRKGVSTRDASPPTTDGPEPGCYFAAADADDG; via the exons ATGACCTCAGCAAACGACTAcgagcagctggagctgcagcagccgtACAGCCGCATCAATGACCGCTGGGAAGCCTCCGACGATGAGCTGGACAATGACAACAGCTCGGCGCGCCTCTTCGAGCGCTCCCGCATCAAAGCCCTGGCAG ATGAGCGGGAGGCCGTGCAGAAGAAAACCTTCACCAAGTGGGTGAACTCGCACTTGGCTCGCGTCACTTGTCGTATCTCAGACCTCTACATGGACCTCCGGGATGGGCGGGTGCTCATCAAGCTGCTGGAGGTGCTGTCAGGAGAGCTTCTG CCCAAGCCCACCAAGGGCCGGATGCGGATCCACTGTCTGGAGAATGTGGACAAGGCGCTGCAGTTCCTGAAGGAGCAGAGGGTCCACCTCGAGAATATGGGCTCCCACGACATCGTGGATGGCAACCACCGCCTCGTCCTTGGCCTCATCTGGACCATCATCCTTCGCTTCCAG ATCCAGGACATCATCGTGCAGACGCAGGAGGGCCGGGAGACGCGCTCTGCCAGGGATGCGCTGCTGCTCTGGTGCCAGATGAAGACAGCGGG GTACCCCCACGTGAACATCACCAACTTCACCTCGAGCTGGAAGGACGGGTTGGCCTTCAACGCCCTCATCCACAGGCACAG GCCTGAGCTGGTTGACTTCCAAAACCTGACCAAATCCAATGCCCGGCACAACCTGGAGCACGCGTTCAGCGTGGCAGAGCGGCACCTGGGCATCACCCCGCTCCTCGACCCCGAAG ATGTGTTCACAGAGAACCCCGACGAGAAGTCCATCATCACCTACGTGGTGGCCTTCTACCACTACTTCTCCAAGATGAAGGTGCTGGAGGTGGAGGGCAGGCGTCTGGGCAAG GTCATTGAGCACGCCAAGGAGACGGAGCGGATGATCGAGGGCTACGGGGGGTTGGCCTCCGACCTGCTCACCTGGATCGAGCAGACCATTGTCTCCCTCAACAGCCGCAACTTCGCCAACTCGCTGGCCGGGGTGCAGCACCAGCTGCAAGCCTTCAGCACCTACCGCACTGTGGAGAAGCCCCCCAA GTTTCAGGAGAAGGGCAACCTGGAGGTGCTGCTCTTCACCATCCAGTCGCGGATGCGAGCCAACAACCAGCGTGTCTACACTCCACACGAGGGGCGCCTGGTCTCCGACATCAACCGG gcctgggagcagctggagaAGGCAGAGCACGAGCGGGAGCTGGCGCTGCGCACCGAGCTCATCCGGCAGGAGAAGCTGGAGCAGCTGGCACGGCGCTTCGACCGCAAAGCAGCCATGCGGGAGGCCTGGCTGAGCGAGAACCAGCGCTTGGTGGCCCAG GACAACTTCGGCCAGGACTTGCCAGCAGTGGAGGCAGCCAAGAAGAAGCACGAGGCCATTGAGACGGACACGGCCGCTTACAAGGAGCGAGTGCAGGCCATTGAAGCGGTGGCGAAGGAGCTGGAGGTGGAGCGCTACCATGATATCCAGCGCATCAACGGGCGCAAGGACAACATCCTGCGGCTCTGGGAGCACCTtctggagctgctggctgcccGGCGCCAGCGCCTGGAGATGAACCTCGCCCTGCAGCACCTCTTCCAGGAGATGCTTCATAGCATTGACTGGATGGATGAGGTCAAG GTGCAGTTGGCATCGCCCGAATCCGGGAAGCACCTTCTGGAGGCGGAGGAGCTGCTGCAGACccaccagctgctggagggagacaTGGCCCTGCAGGCAGAGAAGACACGGGCCATCAGCGCCGCTGCCCTCCGCTTCGCCGACACCGAGG GCTACCGTCCCTGCGACCCCAAAATCATCCGGGACCGTGTGAGCCACCTGGAGCTGTGCCGGCGGGAGCTGCAAGTGCTGGCGGCCCGGAGGAGAGCCTTGCTGGAGCAGTCCCGGTCCCTCTGGACCTGCCTGTGGGAGCTGGACGAGGCAGAGGGCTGGatcaaggagcaggagcagctctaCTCCTCCCTGGACTTCGGGAAGGACCTGCCAAGCGTGTTGCTGCTCCAGCGCCGACACGCCATCCTTGAGGCCGAGCTGAGGAACCGGGGCGGCCGGCTGGAGCGGGTGCTCGCGGCGGGCGAGGGGCTGGCAGCGGCAGGTCGGGCGGCCGGGCAGCTGCGGGAGCGGGGGGCGACGGTGCGGGCGCTGTGGgcgcagctggaggagctggcagcttTCCGCTGGCGGGGTTTGCGGGAGGCCGAAGGCTTCTTCCAGTTccaggcagaggcagaggagctggcagaggggctgcaggatGCCCGCCGGCGGGCGGCCGCTGAAGAGCTGGGCCAGGATGAATCCCGCACCCGGGTCCTGCTGCGGCAACAccgggagctgctggaggagatggcGGCTGCCCATGAGCAGCTGGACGGGCTGGCCCGGCAAGCCGAGGGCTTTCCCCCAGAGCTGCGGGCTGGCCCCGAGGCACAGAGCCGGCTGGCGGCCCTGCGGGAGCTGCACGCCGAGGCAGCCGCCCTGGCTGAGCGGCGGGGCCGCCAGCTGCAGGATGCCCTTGACCTCTACACTGTTTTTGGGGAGAGCGATGCCTGTCACCTCTGGATGGGGGCCAAGGAGACCTGGTTGGGGCAACCGGAGGTCCCCCAGGCGCTGGAGGACCTGGATGTGGCACAGCACAG GCTGGACGGGCTAAAGCAGGAAATGGCCACCGTGTCTTCCCAAATCACCGCCGTCAACCAGGCAGCCGACGGGCTGCTGGCGAGTGGCCATCCCCGCAGCCCCCAAGTCCGGCAGTGCCGAGAGCAGCTCAATGAGAG GTGGGACCGGTTCAGGGAGCTGGTGGCCGAGCGTTGCCGGGCTGTGGGCTCAGCGTTGCGCCTCCTCAACTACCGTTTGGAGTGCGAGGAGACCCGGCAATGGCTGCGGAGCAAAACCCAGGCGGTCCAGGCCACCGCCGAGCTGGGCCAGGACCTGGCCGGCGTCCTGGCCACCCAACGCAAGCTCTATGGCATCGAGCGGGAACTGGCCATTGCCCAGGACCGCCTGGCCACCCTGCGCTCCCAAGCCAACCGCCTGTCAGAAGAACGGCCCgaggtggctggggaggtggCCGAGCGGCTAGCGGCAGTGGTGGCCGcctgggaggagctgcaggaagCCTTGGGGGAGCGGGCAGCCTCTCTGGGGGAAGCTGGGCAGCTCCGGCGCTTCCTGCAGGACCTGGATGACTTCCAGGCTTGGctctttggggctcagaaagcCGTTGCAGCCACCGACGAGGTGCCGGCCTCTTTGGCTGAGGCGGAGGAGCTGCTGCGGCGGCACGAGGCAGCGCAGCGGGACGCAGAAGAGCATGCGGCTGCCTTTGCTGCCTTGGTGGAAGCGGGGGAGCGGGtggtgggggagcaggaggaccCCCAGTATGAGGGGCTGCGGCAGCGTCTGCGCGGCATGGAGGCCGGCTGGGCCGCCCTGGGCAGGATGGCAGAAGCCCGGCACCGCTTCCTAGTCCAGTGCCGCGGCTTCCAGGAGTTCCTCCGCGATGCCAAGCAGGCGGAGATCCTCCTCACCAACCAG GAGTACACGCTGGCCCATCTGGAGCTGCCCACCACACTGGAGGGTTCGACTGCTGCCCTGCGCCGCTTCCAGGACTTCCGCGCCAGCGTGGAGAGCAGCGCTGAGAAGGTCCCCGAGGTGGTGGCCAGCGGCACCAAGCTGGTGGACGAGGGGAACATCTTTGCCGAGAAGATCACCAAGAAGTGCCAGGCCCTCCAGGAGCG GCACAGGGCTGTCGTGGCCAAGGCGGAGGAGGCTGCGGGTTTGCTGCAGGACAACCATGAGCTGCAGACTTTCCTCCAGAGCTGCCGGGAG CTCGACACCTGGGTGGAGGAGAAGATGCTGACAGCGCAGGACGTCTCCTACGGCGAAGCCCGCGGCCTCCACGGCAAGTGGCAGAAGCACCAGGCGTTCATGGCTGAGCTGGCACCCAACCAGGGCTGGCTGGAGAAGATTGAGATG gaggggaaggagctggCAAGCCGCAAGCCGCAGTACAGCGAGGTGGTGGTGCGGCGGCTGGCCGAGCTGCGCGGGCGGTGGGACGGGCTGTGTGGCGCTGCTGAGGAGAAGGGCCAGCGGCTCTTTGAGGCCAACCGCTCGGCGCTGTACACCCAGAGCTACGGAGAGCTggagagctggctggggcagGCGGAGGAGGAGCTGCGCGCCACCGAGCAGGCCAAGGACCTCACCGCCACCAACCTGCTGCTGAAGAGGCTGATG AGACTGGAAGAGCAAGTGGGAGCACGGATGAAGGAGCTGGAGGATCTGGGGTGGCAGggcctccccactgctggggatgTGCCAGACACTGACGGGCATGAGCAGAGGCTCCGGCAGCGATTCCTCGATCTGCTGGAGCcgctggagaggaggaggaaggagctggagaCCGCCAAGGCCATATACCAGCTCGGGCGGGATCTGGAGGATGAGACA ctgtgggtgcaggaGCGGCTGCCCCTGGTGAGGTCAACGGAGCACGGCACCGACCTCCCGAGCGTGCAGCGCCTGGCCAAGAGGAACGAG AcgctgcagaaggagctggcGGGTCATGCCCCCCGCCTGGCCGAGGTGCTGAGCCGTGGCGAGGCAGCGGCAAGCGGCGACGAGCCCAGCCCGGAGCTGGAGACACGGGCGCAGGAGCTGCGGACACTGTGGGAGACGCTGAGGGAGGAGGCGGCCGCCCGGCACCGGCGCCTGCGGGAGGCCGGTGAGGCCCAGCAGTACTACCTCGATGCTGGCGAGGCCGAAGCCTGGGTCAGCGAGCAGGAGCTCTTCATGGGAGCTGAGGAGAAGCCAAAG GATGAGGAGAGCAGCTTGGTGATGCTGAAGAGACACGTCCGGCAGCAGCGGTCCATCGAGGACTACGGCCAAACCATCAAGGAGCTGGCGGGGAGGGCTCAGCAGCTGCTCTCTGCCGGCCACCCTGAGGG GGAGCAGATCATCCGGCTGCAGGGCCAGGTGGACAAGCACTACGCGGGGCTGAAGGAGGCGGCCGAGGAGCGCCGCCGGCGCCTGGAGAACATGTCCCACCTCTTCCAGCTGAAGCGGGAGGTGGAAGACCTGGAGCAGTGGATTGCCGAGCGCGATGTGATTGCCTCCTCCCAGGAGATGGGGCAGGACTTGGACCACGTCACG ctcctgcgGGAGAAGTTTCGGGAGTTTGCACGGGAgacaggcagcgtggggcaggaGCGCGTAGACCGGGTGAACCTGGCCATCGAGGACCTCATTGATGCCGGGCACGCGGAGGCGGCCACCATGGCTGAGTGGAAGGACGGGTTGAACGAGAGCTGGGCGGATCTCCTGGAGCTGATTGACACCCGCATGCAGCTCCTCGCCGCCTCCCACGACCTGCACAAGTACTTCTATGACGGCACCGAGCTGCTGGCCCTCATCGCCGCCCGGcgccaggagctgccccaggaCCTGGGCGAGGATGCCAGCACGGTGGAAGCTTTCCACCGCATGCACAGCGCCTTCGAGCGGGACCTCCAGCTGCTGGAGACGCAG GTACAGCAGTTTCGGGAGACAGCGGCACGCCTGCAGACTGCCTACGCCGGGGAGAAGGCGGCCGGCATCCAGGAGCAAGAGCAGGAGGTGGCACGAGCCCTGCGGGCGCTGCTGGAGGCGTGCAGCGGGCGCCGGGCCCGGCTGGTGGACATGGCCGACAAGCATCGCTTCTTTGGCATGGCACGGGACCTGCTCTCCTGGATGGAGAGCACCGTCCGGCAGATAGAGACGCAGGAGAAACCCAG GGATGTCTCCTCGGTGGAGCTGCTGATGAAGTACCACCAGACCATCAGGGCTGAGGTGGATGCCCGGGGCAAGAACTTCACCACCTGCATTGAGCTGGGCAAGAAGCTGGTGCAGCGTAAGCACCAGGACTCGCCCGAG ATCAAGGTgaagctggtggagctggtggagaagaggAAGGCCATGATGGAGATGTGGGAGCAGCGCTGGGACCGGCTGCGGCTGT TGCTGGAGGTGTGCCAGTTCTCCCGGGACGCCTCGGTGGCTGAGTCGTGGCTCATGGCACAGGAGCCCTACCTGGCCAGCAGCGACTACGGGCAGACGGTGGACGCGGTGGAGAAGCTGCTTAAGCGGCACGAGGCTTTCGAGAAGTCCTCGGCCACCTGGGAGGAGCGCATCGCTGCCCTGAGGAAGCTGACAACG CTGGAGCTCCTGGGCGGGCGGACGCTGCGTGAGGGGCTGGCGCGGGACGGGGTGACGCACCCTGAAGCTCCTGAATACCACCTGGATCTGGATGGGGAGCTGGAGGCCGG GtccgaggaggaggagaagaggaagggcgTGAGCACACGGGACGCCTCTCCGCCCACTACAGATGGACCAGAGCCG GGCTGTTACTTCGCGGCAGCTGATGCGGATGATGGGTAA